A genomic stretch from Hydrogenimonas urashimensis includes:
- the rplB gene encoding 50S ribosomal protein L2 — MAIKTYKPYTPSRRYMSVVDSSDITSKPTVRKLLKKLPAKAGRNNRGRITSRHKEAGAKKLYRIIDFKRNKFGIEGTVATIEYDPYRNCRICLINYADGEKRYILQPSGLKVGDKIQAAEGGLDIKPGNAMKLKNIPVGTLVHNIEMKPGKGGQLVRSAGGYAQIMGREDKYVILRMPSSEMRKILGECMATVGTVGNEEFSNIVIGKAGRSRHLGIRPQTRGSAMNPVDHPHGGGEGKTNAGRHPVTPWGMPTKGFKTRRKKASDKLIISRRKKK; from the coding sequence ATGGCAATCAAAACATACAAACCGTATACACCGAGCCGACGCTACATGAGCGTCGTCGACAGCAGCGACATCACAAGCAAACCGACGGTCCGCAAACTGCTGAAGAAGCTTCCCGCCAAAGCGGGACGCAACAACCGCGGCCGCATCACGTCACGCCACAAAGAGGCGGGCGCGAAGAAACTCTACCGTATCATCGACTTCAAGCGCAACAAGTTCGGCATCGAAGGGACTGTGGCGACGATCGAATACGATCCGTACCGAAACTGCCGCATCTGCCTGATCAACTACGCAGACGGCGAGAAGCGCTACATCCTTCAGCCCAGCGGTCTGAAAGTGGGCGACAAGATCCAGGCGGCAGAAGGCGGGCTGGACATCAAGCCGGGCAACGCGATGAAGCTCAAAAACATTCCGGTCGGTACGCTCGTGCACAACATCGAGATGAAGCCGGGCAAGGGCGGACAGCTTGTGCGAAGCGCCGGCGGATACGCCCAGATCATGGGACGCGAAGACAAATATGTCATTCTCCGCATGCCTAGCTCCGAGATGCGCAAGATTCTCGGCGAGTGCATGGCCACAGTCGGTACCGTCGGAAACGAGGAGTTCAGCAACATCGTTATCGGCAAAGCGGGTCGCAGCCGACATCTGGGTATCCGTCCGCAGACACGCGGTAGCGCGATGAACCCGGTCGATCACCCGCACGGTGGTGGTGAAGGCAAGACCAATGCGGGACGCCATCCGGTGACGCCCTGGGGTATGCCGACCAAAGGTTTCAAAACCCGTCGTAAGAAAGCCAGCGATAAACTGATCATTTCACGACGCAAGAAAAAATAA
- the rplD gene encoding 50S ribosomal protein L4 gives MSTAVVLNENLEKAGEAEVPANFLEASPHNLYLYVKSYQAALRANTAHSKNRSAVSGGGKKPWSQKGRGGARAGSIRSPLFVGGGVAFGPKANRNYDQKVNKKQKRLALMHALAEKAANGKLYIVDTIEVASGKTKDASAMMNKLGERDALWVKSLIDDKTYLAFRNLPNCYLIEENELNGYLAAAYRAVVIERAVWENLTKEG, from the coding sequence ATGAGTACAGCAGTAGTTTTGAACGAAAACCTGGAAAAAGCGGGCGAAGCGGAAGTTCCCGCGAACTTCCTCGAAGCGAGTCCGCACAACCTATATTTATATGTCAAGTCGTATCAGGCGGCACTTCGCGCCAATACCGCACACAGCAAAAACCGTTCGGCTGTCAGCGGCGGCGGCAAGAAACCCTGGAGCCAGAAAGGCCGCGGTGGCGCCCGCGCCGGCTCCATCCGCTCTCCGCTCTTCGTGGGCGGCGGCGTCGCGTTCGGACCGAAAGCGAACCGCAATTACGACCAGAAAGTCAACAAGAAGCAGAAGCGCCTGGCACTGATGCACGCTCTGGCCGAAAAAGCGGCCAACGGCAAACTCTATATCGTCGACACCATCGAAGTGGCCAGCGGCAAGACGAAAGACGCGTCGGCGATGATGAACAAACTGGGCGAGCGTGATGCTCTGTGGGTCAAGTCTCTGATCGATGACAAAACCTACCTGGCATTTAGAAATCTTCCGAACTGTTATTTGATCGAAGAGAATGAACTCAACGGCTATCTTGCAGCGGCGTATCGCGCGGTTGTCATCGAGAGAGCGGTTTGGGAAAATCTGACGAAAGAGGGCTGA
- the rpsQ gene encoding 30S ribosomal protein S17: protein MASHKRIIQGTVVKKAGDKTATILVERRIMHPRYHKTVKRFKKYLIHDENNTTNVGDVVTAIECRPISKTKSFRLKEIVSRGVGS, encoded by the coding sequence ATGGCGTCTCATAAACGTATTATTCAAGGAACAGTTGTCAAGAAAGCGGGCGACAAGACGGCGACCATTCTGGTCGAGCGTCGCATCATGCACCCGCGCTATCACAAAACTGTCAAACGATTCAAGAAATATCTGATTCACGACGAGAACAACACGACCAACGTTGGCGATGTGGTGACGGCCATCGAATGCCGACCGATCTCCAAAACCAAGTCGTTCCGTCTCAAAGAGATCGTGAGTAGAGGAGTCGGATCATGA
- the rplR gene encoding 50S ribosomal protein L18 yields the protein MNRTLLLKKNSQRAKRKARVRGKIFGTAEKPRVTIFRSNKHLYAQAIDDVAGATLAAADGRVMGLKANKEAAVKVAEALANAMKEKGLDKAVFDRNGYIYHGVVAAFADALRENGIQV from the coding sequence ATGAATAGAACACTCCTTTTGAAAAAGAATTCACAGCGTGCAAAACGCAAAGCCCGTGTACGCGGCAAGATTTTCGGCACGGCCGAAAAGCCGCGTGTTACCATTTTCCGCTCGAACAAGCATCTCTACGCCCAGGCGATCGACGATGTGGCCGGTGCCACACTCGCCGCGGCCGACGGACGTGTCATGGGATTGAAAGCGAACAAAGAGGCGGCTGTCAAAGTGGCGGAAGCGCTTGCGAATGCGATGAAGGAAAAGGGTCTCGACAAGGCGGTATTCGATCGTAACGGTTACATCTATCACGGTGTGGTCGCGGCGTTCGCCGACGCTTTGCGTGAAAACGGAATACAGGTGTAA
- a CDS encoding 50S ribosomal protein L23, with amino-acid sequence MADITDIKSILYTEKTLGLQEEGVIVVQTSPKVTKNQLKAIFKEYFGVNPLKVNSLRQSGKVKRFRGKEGKRPDFKKFYVKLPEGANIESLSA; translated from the coding sequence ATGGCGGATATTACAGATATCAAATCGATACTTTATACTGAAAAGACACTGGGCCTTCAGGAAGAGGGTGTCATCGTGGTACAGACCTCTCCGAAAGTGACGAAGAATCAGCTCAAAGCGATCTTCAAAGAGTATTTCGGCGTCAACCCGCTGAAGGTCAATTCGCTTCGCCAGAGCGGCAAAGTGAAGCGTTTCCGCGGCAAAGAGGGGAAACGTCCGGATTTCAAAAAGTTCTATGTGAAGCTGCCGGAAGGCGCGAACATCGAGAGCTTGAGTGCGTAA
- the rplN gene encoding 50S ribosomal protein L14, with amino-acid sequence MIQSFTRLNVADNSGAKEIMCIKVLGGSKRRYASVGDIIVASVKKALPNGKVKKGQVVKAVVVRTKKEIQRENGSLIRFDDNAAVILDAKKEPIGTRIFGPVSREVRYANFMKIVSLAPEVL; translated from the coding sequence ATGATTCAAAGTTTCACAAGACTGAACGTCGCGGACAACAGCGGCGCGAAAGAGATCATGTGTATCAAGGTCCTGGGCGGCAGCAAGCGCCGGTACGCCAGCGTCGGCGACATCATCGTGGCATCCGTCAAGAAAGCGCTGCCCAACGGCAAAGTGAAGAAGGGACAGGTCGTCAAAGCGGTCGTCGTCCGCACGAAAAAAGAGATCCAGCGCGAAAACGGTTCTCTTATCCGTTTCGACGACAACGCGGCGGTTATCCTCGATGCGAAGAAGGAGCCGATCGGAACGCGTATTTTCGGACCCGTGAGCCGTGAAGTGCGCTACGCGAACTTCATGAAAATCGTATCGCTTGCACCGGAGGTTCTGTAA
- the rplP gene encoding 50S ribosomal protein L16, translated as MLMPKRTKYRKQQKGRNRGKAYRGNQLAFGSIGIKATEAGRIDSRQIEAARVAMTRHVKRSGKVWIRVFPDKPITAKPLETRMGKGKGAVDKWVMNIKPGRIIYEMAGVEEKLAREALTLAMHKLPFKTKIVTQEASNEIY; from the coding sequence ATGTTGATGCCTAAACGAACAAAATATCGAAAACAGCAGAAAGGCCGAAACCGCGGCAAAGCGTATCGCGGCAACCAGCTGGCATTCGGCAGCATCGGAATCAAAGCGACCGAAGCCGGACGTATCGACAGCCGCCAGATCGAAGCGGCGCGTGTCGCGATGACACGTCACGTCAAGCGTAGCGGCAAAGTCTGGATCCGTGTCTTCCCGGACAAGCCGATCACTGCCAAGCCTCTCGAAACACGGATGGGTAAAGGTAAAGGTGCGGTGGACAAATGGGTCATGAACATCAAGCCCGGCCGCATCATTTACGAAATGGCGGGTGTCGAAGAGAAGCTGGCGCGCGAAGCGCTGACGCTTGCGATGCACAAACTTCCTTTCAAAACAAAAATCGTCACGCAAGAGGCTAGCAATGAAATATACTGA
- a CDS encoding type Z 30S ribosomal protein S14, producing the protein MAKKSMIAKQQRKPKFKVRAYTRCSICGRPHSVYRDFGICRICLRKMASEGLLPGVKKASW; encoded by the coding sequence ATGGCTAAAAAATCGATGATTGCGAAGCAACAGCGAAAACCCAAGTTCAAAGTTCGTGCCTATACGCGCTGCAGCATCTGCGGCCGTCCGCACTCTGTGTACAGAGATTTCGGCATCTGCCGAATCTGTCTGCGCAAAATGGCTAGCGAAGGTCTGCTTCCTGGCGTCAAAAAAGCAAGCTGGTAA
- the rplE gene encoding 50S ribosomal protein L5, with translation MLRLKEKFNEIKPVLKEELGLENPMTIPALEKIVISVGCGNDAKDMKVIQNIADTISLIAGQRAVIVPARKSVAGFKVREGMPVGVKVTLRGNMMYNFLDKLISIALPRVKDFRGLSRNGFDGHGNYNFGLDEQLIFPEVEYDNIIKTHGMNITIVTTTDNDKAAFALLQKLGLPFAKGRQNG, from the coding sequence ATGTTGAGACTCAAAGAGAAATTTAACGAAATAAAGCCGGTCCTCAAAGAGGAGCTCGGGCTCGAAAACCCGATGACGATCCCGGCGCTCGAGAAGATCGTCATCAGCGTCGGATGCGGCAACGATGCGAAGGACATGAAAGTGATCCAGAACATCGCCGACACGATCAGCCTGATCGCGGGTCAAAGAGCGGTCATCGTTCCGGCACGCAAATCGGTCGCGGGCTTCAAGGTGCGCGAGGGGATGCCCGTCGGCGTCAAGGTGACGCTCCGCGGCAATATGATGTACAACTTCCTCGACAAACTGATCAGTATCGCGCTTCCGCGCGTGAAAGACTTCCGCGGCCTTTCGCGCAACGGATTCGACGGACACGGCAACTACAACTTCGGTCTGGACGAGCAGCTGATCTTCCCGGAAGTCGAGTATGACAACATCATCAAGACGCACGGCATGAATATCACGATCGTCACGACCACCGACAACGACAAAGCGGCATTCGCGCTTCTTCAGAAGCTGGGACTGCCTTTTGCTAAAGGACGACAAAATGGCTAA
- the rplO gene encoding 50S ribosomal protein L15, which produces MSLHNLTNAQGSTKNRKRVGRGQGSGMGKTATRGNKGQKSRTGYKRKRGFEGGQQPIQRRLPKIGFRSRVEKPYVINVERVPAIAELEEITMETLQSVHTIKGKHKRVKLIGKAARELAAKIKDERITTSGK; this is translated from the coding sequence ATGTCACTGCACAACTTAACAAATGCTCAGGGAAGCACGAAAAACAGAAAACGTGTGGGCCGCGGCCAGGGCAGCGGCATGGGAAAGACCGCCACACGCGGCAACAAGGGCCAGAAGTCTCGAACCGGCTACAAGCGCAAACGCGGCTTCGAGGGCGGGCAGCAGCCGATTCAGCGCCGCCTTCCGAAGATCGGTTTCCGCTCCCGCGTGGAAAAGCCGTACGTGATCAATGTCGAGCGCGTTCCCGCGATCGCGGAGCTCGAGGAGATCACCATGGAGACACTTCAAAGTGTTCATACCATCAAAGGTAAACACAAGCGCGTTAAATTGATCGGCAAAGCGGCCCGTGAGCTTGCC
- the rpsE gene encoding 30S ribosomal protein S5, with translation MENINREDFEEVIVNIGRVTKVVKGGRRFRFTALVVVGDRNGTVGYGMGKAKEVPDAIRKGIDEAFKNLVKVNIKGSTIAHDIEHKYNSSKILLKPASEGTGVIAGGAARPVIELAGIKDILTKSLGSNNPNNLVRATVEALSRIKG, from the coding sequence ATGGAAAATATTAACAGAGAAGATTTCGAAGAAGTCATCGTAAACATCGGCCGTGTCACGAAAGTCGTCAAGGGCGGCCGGCGTTTCCGATTCACGGCGCTTGTCGTTGTGGGCGACCGCAACGGGACGGTCGGATACGGCATGGGCAAAGCCAAAGAGGTGCCGGACGCGATCCGCAAGGGAATCGACGAAGCGTTCAAAAACCTGGTCAAGGTCAATATCAAAGGTTCGACCATCGCGCACGATATCGAGCACAAATACAATTCGAGCAAAATTCTGCTCAAGCCGGCCTCCGAAGGTACGGGAGTCATCGCCGGTGGCGCGGCACGTCCCGTCATCGAGCTCGCCGGTATCAAGGATATCCTGACCAAATCACTGGGCTCCAACAATCCGAACAACCTCGTTCGTGCCACTGTTGAAGCGCTAAGCCGAATCAAAGGATAA
- the rplF gene encoding 50S ribosomal protein L6: MSRIGKKPIDIPAGIEVKVEGTEVVVSKGKDVKRLDTHGRVDVEVTDKQVIFHRKGDDKASSAFWGTYRALTQNMITGLAQGFEKKLEINGVGYRAAVKGKTLELQLGFSHPVNYEIPEGIQIAVEKNVISVKGQDKQKVGQVAAEIRAFRPPEPYKGKGVKYVDEVILRKAGKTGK; the protein is encoded by the coding sequence ATGTCACGTATAGGAAAGAAACCGATTGATATCCCGGCCGGCATCGAAGTCAAGGTCGAGGGTACAGAAGTTGTCGTTTCCAAAGGAAAAGATGTCAAGCGTCTCGATACGCATGGCCGTGTCGACGTGGAGGTGACCGACAAGCAGGTCATCTTCCACCGAAAAGGCGATGACAAAGCCAGCAGCGCGTTCTGGGGAACCTACCGCGCCTTGACGCAGAACATGATCACCGGTTTGGCACAGGGCTTCGAGAAGAAACTCGAGATCAACGGGGTCGGCTACCGTGCGGCCGTCAAGGGCAAAACGCTGGAGCTTCAGCTCGGATTCTCCCATCCCGTCAACTACGAAATTCCCGAAGGGATTCAGATCGCGGTCGAGAAAAACGTCATCTCCGTCAAGGGCCAGGACAAGCAGAAGGTCGGACAGGTCGCCGCGGAAATCCGTGCATTCCGTCCGCCGGAGCCCTACAAGGGCAAGGGTGTCAAATATGTGGACGAAGTGATTCTCCGCAAAGCCGGTAAAACAGGTAAGTAA
- the rplX gene encoding 50S ribosomal protein L24, with protein MAKKFKIKKGDTVEIIAGDDKGKKAEVLQVLPAKDAVIVAGCKVVKKAVKPTEQNPEGGFVNKEMPIHISNVRKVEGA; from the coding sequence ATGGCTAAGAAATTCAAGATCAAAAAGGGCGATACGGTCGAAATTATCGCCGGAGATGACAAAGGCAAGAAAGCGGAAGTGCTTCAGGTGCTTCCCGCCAAAGATGCCGTGATCGTCGCGGGATGCAAAGTGGTCAAAAAGGCTGTCAAGCCGACCGAGCAGAATCCCGAAGGCGGTTTCGTCAACAAAGAGATGCCGATCCACATCTCCAACGTACGCAAAGTAGAAGGTGCCTAA
- the rplV gene encoding 50S ribosomal protein L22 produces the protein MSRATLKFIRLSPTKARLIAREVQGMNAELALASLEFMPNKAAKVISKVIASAVANGGYEPEEVVISSCRIDKGPVLKRWKPRARGRASRIMKPTSHVIVEVTEAKDK, from the coding sequence ATGAGTAGAGCAACACTGAAATTCATTCGCCTCAGCCCAACGAAAGCACGGCTGATCGCCCGCGAAGTACAGGGGATGAACGCCGAGCTGGCGCTGGCCAGCCTGGAGTTCATGCCCAACAAGGCGGCGAAAGTCATCTCCAAGGTGATCGCGTCGGCAGTCGCCAACGGCGGGTACGAACCCGAAGAGGTTGTCATCTCTTCCTGCCGTATCGACAAGGGTCCGGTTCTCAAGCGCTGGAAGCCCCGTGCACGCGGCCGTGCATCACGCATCATGAAACCAACATCTCACGTGATCGTCGAAGTCACAGAAGCGAAGGATAAGTAA
- the rpsC gene encoding 30S ribosomal protein S3 — MGQKVNPIGLRLGINRNWSSRWYPNWQRVPAFVAEDEKIRRFLKKELYYAGIADIIIERTAKRLRVTIVAARPGIIIGKKGADIEKLKTRLQNMVGKPVALNIREEKRPQASAQLAAENIATQLERRVAFRRAMKKVIQAAQKAGAKGIKVQVAGRLGGAEMARTEWYLEGRVPLHTLRAKIDYGFAQAYTTYGIIGVKVWIFKGEVLQKGIQPEPVEEKRGRRAPRRGRS; from the coding sequence ATGGGTCAGAAAGTCAATCCGATTGGTTTGCGCCTTGGTATCAACCGTAACTGGTCGTCCCGCTGGTATCCGAACTGGCAGCGCGTCCCCGCTTTCGTCGCGGAGGACGAGAAAATCCGCCGATTCCTGAAAAAGGAGCTCTACTATGCGGGTATCGCGGACATTATCATCGAGCGGACCGCCAAACGCCTTCGCGTGACGATCGTCGCGGCGCGCCCCGGCATCATCATCGGCAAAAAAGGCGCCGACATCGAGAAACTGAAAACGCGTCTGCAGAACATGGTGGGCAAGCCGGTGGCACTGAACATCCGCGAAGAGAAGCGTCCCCAGGCGAGCGCCCAGCTGGCGGCGGAGAACATCGCGACACAGCTTGAGCGCCGCGTCGCCTTTAGACGCGCGATGAAGAAGGTGATCCAGGCCGCCCAGAAAGCGGGCGCGAAGGGGATCAAGGTCCAGGTCGCCGGACGCCTCGGCGGTGCCGAAATGGCGCGTACCGAATGGTATCTCGAAGGCCGCGTGCCGCTGCATACGCTGCGGGCGAAGATCGACTACGGTTTCGCGCAGGCCTATACAACTTACGGAATCATCGGTGTCAAAGTATGGATTTTCAAAGGCGAGGTTCTGCAAAAAGGAATCCAGCCCGAGCCTGTTGAAGAGAAACGCGGTCGCCGAGCACCGAGACGTGGGAGGAGTTAA
- the rpsS gene encoding 30S ribosomal protein S19, which produces MARSIKKGPFIDEHLMKKVLKAKETGDTKPIKTWSRRSTIFPEMIGLTINVHNGRQFVPVYITENHVGYKLGEFAPTRTFRGHKGSVQKKIGK; this is translated from the coding sequence ATGGCAAGATCGATTAAAAAAGGTCCTTTTATCGACGAGCATCTGATGAAAAAAGTGCTCAAAGCGAAAGAGACCGGTGATACGAAACCGATTAAGACCTGGTCACGCCGAAGCACCATCTTCCCGGAGATGATCGGTTTGACCATCAACGTCCACAACGGACGCCAGTTCGTTCCTGTATACATTACAGAGAACCACGTCGGCTACAAACTCGGCGAGTTTGCTCCGACACGCACGTTCCGCGGCCACAAGGGCTCGGTACAGAAAAAGATCGGGAAGTAA
- the rpsJ gene encoding 30S ribosomal protein S10, with product MEKIRLKLKAYDHRVLDRSVAAIVEAVKRTGAEIRGPIPMPTKIRRYTVLRSPHINKDSREQFEIRIHARMIDIVSATPDTVDSLMKLDLAPEVDVEVRSMGNKG from the coding sequence ATGGAAAAAATTCGACTTAAGCTTAAAGCGTACGATCACCGTGTGCTTGATCGGTCAGTTGCTGCAATCGTGGAAGCAGTCAAGCGAACGGGAGCGGAAATACGCGGCCCAATTCCTATGCCTACAAAGATCCGACGCTATACAGTGCTCAGATCGCCTCATATCAACAAAGATTCACGCGAACAATTCGAAATCAGAATTCACGCACGCATGATCGACATCGTCTCTGCGACGCCCGATACCGTCGATTCGCTGATGAAGCTGGATCTGGCACCTGAGGTAGACGTCGAAGTACGATCTATGGGTAACAAGGGGTAA
- a CDS encoding FUN14 domain-containing protein: MDANSTASTLTGKLPDLPYLHMGSGFMIGLAVGYFLKKSFKLLLLLLGIALVLMFVLEHYGIVAINETGLEHTVSAGTSAFREFGTFLKERLDEFGFAGSASAIGGFAVGLKIG, from the coding sequence ATGGACGCAAACAGCACCGCATCGACCCTCACCGGCAAACTGCCCGATCTGCCCTATCTGCATATGGGCTCCGGCTTCATGATCGGGCTGGCTGTCGGCTATTTCCTGAAGAAGAGTTTCAAACTGCTTCTGCTGCTGCTGGGCATCGCCCTGGTTCTGATGTTCGTACTCGAGCACTACGGCATCGTCGCCATCAACGAAACGGGCCTGGAGCATACCGTTTCGGCCGGAACGAGCGCGTTCAGAGAGTTCGGCACGTTTCTCAAAGAGCGTCTCGACGAGTTCGGATTCGCCGGAAGCGCTTCGGCGATCGGCGGCTTCGCGGTGGGCCTGAAGATCGGCTGA
- the rpsH gene encoding 30S ribosomal protein S8, protein MVNDLIADSLTRIRNASMRRLEVTTLLYSKMIEAIMKIFQEKGYIESYKVVENDGKKSINVVLKYDDNGHTVINEIKRISKPGRRVYKGKEDIKRFKNGYGTIVVSTSQGVLANDEAYKRGIGGEVLCSIW, encoded by the coding sequence ATGGTGAACGATCTGATTGCAGATTCTTTGACACGAATCAGAAACGCATCAATGCGACGTTTGGAAGTGACCACGTTGCTGTACAGCAAAATGATCGAAGCGATCATGAAAATCTTTCAGGAGAAAGGTTACATCGAGAGCTACAAAGTGGTCGAAAACGACGGCAAGAAAAGCATCAACGTCGTACTGAAATATGACGACAACGGCCACACGGTCATCAACGAGATCAAGCGTATCTCCAAGCCCGGACGACGCGTCTACAAGGGCAAGGAGGATATCAAGCGATTCAAAAACGGCTACGGCACCATCGTCGTCAGCACATCCCAGGGCGTTCTTGCCAACGATGAAGCGTACAAGCGCGGCATCGGCGGCGAAGTGCTTTGCAGTATCTGGTAA
- the rplC gene encoding 50S ribosomal protein L3, whose amino-acid sequence MEFIVEKIGMSRTINVPSIPVTLLKVQDIKVCEITEDGRAIVAYASGKKRNKAIEGQQKKYGLSPEYNRFATLKVANTEAGDIDLTPLAEAKKVKVTFTSKGRGFSGVMKRWNFAGGPRSHGSRFHRAPGSIGNCEWPGRVQPGQKMPGQYGNAKVTVKNEIVSFDPENRILVVKGAVPGPNGGMGRVRITK is encoded by the coding sequence ATGGAATTCATCGTAGAAAAAATCGGCATGAGCCGGACAATCAATGTACCGAGTATCCCTGTCACGCTTTTGAAAGTGCAGGATATCAAAGTATGCGAAATCACCGAAGACGGTCGTGCTATCGTTGCGTATGCCAGCGGCAAGAAACGCAACAAGGCGATCGAAGGTCAGCAGAAGAAGTACGGGCTGAGCCCCGAGTACAACCGTTTCGCGACACTGAAAGTCGCCAATACCGAAGCGGGTGATATCGACTTGACGCCGCTTGCCGAAGCGAAGAAGGTCAAAGTCACGTTCACCAGCAAAGGTCGCGGCTTTTCGGGCGTCATGAAGCGATGGAACTTCGCGGGCGGTCCCCGAAGCCACGGTTCCCGTTTCCACAGAGCACCGGGTTCCATCGGTAACTGCGAATGGCCCGGACGTGTCCAGCCGGGACAGAAGATGCCGGGTCAGTACGGCAACGCGAAAGTGACAGTCAAAAACGAGATCGTATCGTTCGATCCGGAAAACAGGATCCTTGTCGTCAAGGGTGCGGTACCGGGACCGAACGGCGGTATGGGTCGAGTAAGGATTACCAAATGA
- the rpmC gene encoding 50S ribosomal protein L29 — protein MKYTEISEKSREELEKMLKEKKMELFELKLKLKTMQLTNPNEIRACRKDIARIKTAISAQKNA, from the coding sequence ATGAAATATACTGAAATCAGCGAAAAGAGCCGCGAAGAGCTCGAAAAGATGTTGAAAGAGAAGAAGATGGAGCTGTTTGAGCTCAAACTCAAGCTCAAGACGATGCAGCTGACAAACCCGAACGAGATTCGTGCGTGCCGCAAGGATATCGCACGCATCAAGACTGCCATCAGCGCGCAGAAGAATGCATAA